A genomic window from Lotus japonicus ecotype B-129 chromosome 1, LjGifu_v1.2 includes:
- the LOC130737385 gene encoding uncharacterized protein LOC130737385, giving the protein MLLLTLFSPKFNTEGDGKKRGGVENQAEGAQAPKRRRLVKGSSASSSNPGAQPTAAAVTKGKKAATTAAIASSKSPTDGTSQLPAAEASATAATEPVTVTALDSAAAGTATGVATGAASKSATIGATTTTVDQSSTAGLSAAAAATCSNAAAGEKERETEKENPKSPPCQVTPPSPPPTNDERSLSPPPRQEETPSPDAATTFEAARIEQAPSNRGGSSSHFSMLPNAIEPSEFLLTGLNRDVIEKEVLSRGINKTKEETLACLLRVGCIFAHAFDNFNSAAAEAERLKAESAEHQEAAVAWEKRFDKLVAQAGKEKVHADKLIGAAGNRIGELEDHLKLVKEEADDLDASLQACKKEKDQVEKDLAAKGEALAAKELELETLGAELELAKKALSPWLW; this is encoded by the coding sequence ATGTTGCTACTGACCCTCTTTTCCCCgaagttcaacactgagggcgacgggaaaaaacggggcggtgttGAGAACCAAGCAGAGGGCGCTCAGGCCCCCAAGAGGAGGAGATTAGTCAAAGGCTCCTCCGCCAGCTCTTCCAACCCCGGCGCTCAACCCACCGCCGCCGCTGTGACCAAAGGCAAGAAAGCTGCCACCACCGCTGCCATTGCAAGCTCCAAGTCTCCAACTGACGGGACGAGCCAACTCCCCGCCGCCGAAGCTTCCGCCACCGCGGCCACTGAGCCTGTTACTGTCACAGCCCTCGATTCTGCTGCCGCTGGTACAGCCACCGGTGTCGCCACCGGTGCCGCCTCCAAGTCTGCCACTATAGGCGCCACAACAACAACCGTCGACCAGTCGTCAACTGCTGGCCTAAGCGCCGCAGCTGCCGCTACATGCTCCAATGCTGCCGCcggggagaaagaaagagaaacagaaaaagaaaacccaaaGTCTCCCCCGTGCCAAGTcacacctcctagcccgcctccCACGAACGATGAGCGTTCCTTGTCTCCCCCGCCTCGCCAAGAAGAAACACCCTCTCCCGATGCCGCCACTACTTTTGAGGCAGCCCGGATTGAGCAAGCCCCTAGTAACAGAGGTGGTTCTTCTAGCCACTTCAGCATGCTACCCAATGCTATTGAGCCCTCAGAGTTCTTGCTCACTGGCCTCAACCGCGACGTCATAGAGAAAGAAGTGTTGAGCCGAGGCATTAACAAGACCAAGGAAGAGACCCTTGCCTGTCTTCTACgcgttgggtgtatcttcgcccacgcgtttgacaaCTTCAACTCCGCAGCTGCTGAAGCTGAACGGTTGAAGGCTGAGAGTGCTGAGCACCAAGAAGCCGCTgttgcttgggaaaagcgcttcgacaaactggtGGCGCAGGCGGGAAAGGAGAAAGTTCatgccgacaagttgattggcgcGGCGGGAAACAGGATCGGTGAGCTGGAAGACCATCTGAAGCTGGTGAAGGAGGAAGCGGACGACCTTGATGCAAGCCTCCAAgcttgtaaaaaagaaaaagatcaagTAGAGAAGGACTTGGCCGCCAAAGGCGAGGCGCTGGCTGCCAAGGAGTTAGAGCTTGAAACATTGGGCGCTGAACTGGAGCTAGCAAAGAAGGCGCTGAGTCCTTGGCTTtggtga